One region of Niallia sp. Man26 genomic DNA includes:
- the fni gene encoding type 2 isopentenyl-diphosphate Delta-isomerase, with the protein MDEKTIRQKRKEEHIELALQQNYLPYADFDDLFLIHRSLPETGIEDIKLQTKIGPLSLPYPIFINAMTGGSEKSGEINGALAEACMETGIAMAVGSQHAGIRNEALAHTYKIVRKKNPKGIVFANVGGDVPIDYALKAIDMLEADALQVHVNVPQELVMPEGERDFTNILLRLEKMAAKLDVPVIVKETGFGMCTDTLLQLSDAGIQYVDIGGRGGTNFVHIENERRSKRDFAYLKEWGQSAAVSLLEAQPVLGKLTIIASGGIRNPLDAVKCFSLGAAAAGIAGPFLKILHNEGVVGLIDELEEWKEHLKTLLVLQGAKSIASLHSCPIVATGRVKEWSEARGHDWQGLARRRPK; encoded by the coding sequence ATGGATGAGAAAACAATACGACAAAAACGAAAAGAAGAACATATTGAGCTTGCTTTACAACAGAACTACTTGCCATACGCTGATTTTGATGATTTATTCTTGATTCACCGCTCCTTGCCGGAGACTGGAATAGAAGATATAAAGCTGCAGACCAAGATAGGTCCACTATCCCTCCCATATCCAATCTTTATTAATGCGATGACAGGCGGCAGTGAAAAGTCAGGCGAGATTAATGGAGCTCTTGCTGAAGCTTGCATGGAAACAGGGATTGCGATGGCAGTTGGTTCTCAGCATGCAGGCATCAGAAATGAAGCATTAGCACATACCTATAAAATTGTGAGAAAGAAAAATCCAAAGGGAATTGTGTTTGCCAATGTTGGTGGAGATGTTCCCATTGATTACGCACTTAAGGCAATAGACATGCTTGAAGCAGATGCACTGCAGGTTCATGTGAATGTGCCGCAAGAGCTTGTCATGCCAGAAGGAGAACGGGATTTCACTAATATACTTCTGCGGTTGGAAAAAATGGCGGCAAAATTGGATGTGCCCGTAATCGTGAAGGAGACAGGATTTGGCATGTGCACTGATACATTGTTGCAATTGAGTGATGCGGGAATTCAGTATGTCGATATAGGGGGCAGGGGTGGCACAAACTTTGTCCATATTGAAAATGAGCGGAGAAGCAAACGTGATTTTGCTTATTTAAAGGAATGGGGCCAATCGGCTGCTGTATCTTTGCTGGAAGCACAGCCAGTATTAGGTAAGCTGACTATAATTGCTTCAGGAGGAATACGCAACCCCCTTGACGCAGTCAAATGCTTCTCTTTAGGAGCAGCTGCAGCTGGAATCGCCGGCCCGTTTTTAAAGATTCTTCATAATGAAGGTGTGGTAGGATTGATAGACGAACTGGAAGAGTGGAAAGAGCACTTAAAGACACTTCTAGTTCTGCAAGGAGCAAAATCTATTGCCAGCCTGCACAGCTGCCCCATTGTCGCAACTGGAAGGGTAAAAGAATGGAGTGAAGCAAGAGGGCATGATTGGCAAGGGTTAGCTAGAAGACGACCAAAATGA
- the wrbA gene encoding NAD(P)H:quinone oxidoreductase yields MTVKLAIVYYSSTGTNYQLALWAAEGGKESGAEVTIYRVEELAPQSVIEGNPAWKAHIEETKDIPVVTPEVIEKSDAIIFSTPTRFGNMAAQMKQFLDTTGGIWFHGKTVNKVVSGMTSAQNPHGGQEATILSLYTTMYHWGAIVATPGYTDQSLYAAGGNPYGTSVTVDQNNQIVGDKEVFKKAAKVQAQRVVHIAELIKNGKQ; encoded by the coding sequence ATGACAGTTAAACTTGCTATTGTTTACTACAGCTCAACAGGTACAAATTATCAGCTTGCACTATGGGCTGCTGAAGGCGGCAAAGAAAGCGGTGCGGAAGTAACGATTTACCGTGTTGAAGAGCTTGCTCCCCAAAGTGTGATCGAAGGAAATCCAGCTTGGAAAGCACATATTGAAGAAACTAAGGATATTCCTGTTGTCACACCTGAGGTAATTGAAAAGTCTGATGCTATTATCTTCAGCACGCCAACACGCTTTGGCAATATGGCAGCACAAATGAAACAGTTTTTAGATACAACAGGAGGAATTTGGTTCCACGGCAAGACGGTAAATAAAGTGGTCAGCGGGATGACTTCAGCCCAAAATCCACATGGTGGACAGGAAGCTACCATTCTTAGTCTGTATACAACTATGTATCATTGGGGTGCAATTGTCGCCACACCAGGATACACAGACCAATCCTTGTATGCAGCAGGCGGCAATCCGTATGGAACAAGCGTTACTGTAGACCAGAACAACCAGATTGTCGGTGACAAAGAAGTGTTTAAAAAAGCGGCAAAAGTACAAGCACAGCGTGTCGTTCATATAGCTGAATTGATTAAGAACGGTAAGCAATAA
- a CDS encoding glycoside hydrolase family 25 protein, with protein MSGLKRKHKVILVFLYIIIAFILMLAILWRQRIFIPNEFQANNYSVKGIDVSAYQGDINWPVIEEQAIDFAFIKATEGSSFVDEEFSDNWLEANKTSLRVGAYHFFSYDSSGKTQAENFINTVPKKNAALPPVIDVEFYGNNYKNPPKRSYVEQELRTMIELLEEHYGQRVILYATQKAYNLYIKNGFKDTDIWIRDVFTNPSLADHRHWIFWQYTDKEKLAGYNGEEKFIDMNVFHGSSLEFEAYGK; from the coding sequence ATGAGTGGACTTAAAAGAAAACATAAAGTGATTTTAGTGTTTTTATATATCATTATTGCCTTCATTCTTATGCTTGCCATTTTATGGCGGCAGAGAATTTTTATCCCAAATGAATTTCAGGCAAATAATTATTCAGTAAAGGGAATTGATGTTTCGGCTTACCAAGGGGATATCAACTGGCCTGTAATAGAGGAGCAAGCAATCGATTTTGCGTTTATAAAAGCGACAGAAGGCAGCTCTTTCGTGGATGAAGAATTCTCTGACAATTGGCTAGAAGCAAATAAAACAAGCCTGCGAGTTGGGGCATACCATTTTTTCAGCTATGACAGCAGTGGCAAAACACAGGCAGAAAATTTTATTAACACAGTCCCAAAAAAGAATGCTGCATTGCCGCCAGTGATTGATGTGGAGTTTTATGGAAATAATTACAAAAATCCTCCAAAGCGCAGTTATGTGGAACAAGAATTGCGTACGATGATTGAATTGCTTGAAGAGCATTACGGCCAACGAGTCATTCTGTATGCGACTCAAAAAGCATATAATCTTTATATAAAAAATGGTTTTAAAGATACAGATATTTGGATTCGCGATGTTTTTACAAATCCCTCTTTGGCAGATCATCGTCATTGGATTTTTTGGCAATATACAGATAAAGAAAAACTGGCTGGCTATAACGGTGAAGAAAAATTTATTGATATGAATGTATTTCATGGCAGTAGCCTTGAGTTTGAAGCATACGGAAAATAA
- a CDS encoding MFS transporter, whose product MATVQAGANGHEKRWTILIILNLFTFMATLDGSIVNIALPTVSKELSLPLAQSQWIVSSYLMMICTAILFFGKLGDIFGKIKIFRIGSIIFIIGSFLCGFSHSLGFLIFSRVVQAIGAAMTMANNQGIVTEVFPPRERGKALGLIGTFVSLGSIAGPSLGGIILSSLGWEYIFWLNVPIGIIAIMIAWKLLPKDVTTTKVKIDVPGSLLFAFAILFLFSSLLLGQQYGYANIFIILSVLIGIILFILFVLVERRTENPMLSFSLFKNSLFTISIVCGFLVFVANFCFNILAPFYTQDILGLSPLHAGYILMLFPIAMAVVAPFSGALSDKIGGQIITFAGLILMIIAQIGLTFLHEGSSILTLSILIVLLGASTGLFQSPNNSLVMSTVDRKQLGIAGSINSLVRNLGMVVGISVATSTLFSVMSLHAGYRVTALIPDRPDIFLAGMHVVFIGSSILCFIGAILTGLRFYSSRKGMNKRENTA is encoded by the coding sequence TTGGCAACAGTTCAAGCTGGCGCAAATGGTCATGAAAAACGCTGGACGATATTAATTATTTTAAATTTGTTTACCTTTATGGCAACATTGGATGGCAGTATCGTAAATATTGCTCTTCCAACTGTTTCAAAAGAGCTTTCCTTGCCCCTTGCGCAATCTCAATGGATTGTCAGCAGTTATTTAATGATGATTTGTACGGCGATATTGTTCTTTGGAAAGCTGGGGGATATATTTGGCAAAATAAAAATCTTTCGAATCGGGTCAATTATTTTCATTATCGGGTCATTTCTTTGTGGATTTAGTCATTCTTTAGGATTTTTGATTTTTTCCCGTGTAGTACAGGCCATTGGCGCTGCGATGACGATGGCGAATAATCAGGGGATAGTCACAGAAGTGTTTCCTCCAAGAGAAAGGGGCAAAGCGTTAGGCTTAATAGGGACCTTTGTGTCATTGGGAAGCATTGCAGGACCAAGCCTTGGCGGCATTATATTATCTAGTTTAGGCTGGGAATATATTTTTTGGCTTAATGTGCCGATTGGCATTATTGCGATTATGATTGCCTGGAAGCTCCTGCCAAAGGACGTGACGACTACAAAAGTGAAGATCGATGTTCCTGGAAGCCTCTTGTTTGCCTTTGCGATATTATTTCTGTTTTCAAGTCTTCTGTTAGGTCAGCAATATGGTTATGCTAATATTTTTATTATTTTATCTGTTTTGATAGGGATTATTTTGTTTATCCTGTTTGTTCTCGTTGAAAGAAGGACGGAAAACCCCATGCTGTCCTTTTCCCTATTTAAGAATTCTCTGTTTACGATCAGCATCGTTTGTGGATTTCTCGTGTTTGTTGCTAATTTTTGCTTCAATATACTTGCACCATTTTATACACAAGATATTTTAGGACTATCACCATTGCATGCAGGCTATATTTTAATGCTGTTTCCGATTGCAATGGCAGTTGTTGCACCGTTTAGCGGAGCTCTTTCTGATAAGATTGGCGGGCAAATAATAACCTTTGCTGGGTTGATTTTAATGATAATCGCCCAGATAGGGTTAACATTTCTTCATGAAGGCAGCAGTATTCTCACATTATCGATACTAATTGTTTTGCTTGGAGCAAGCACAGGCTTATTTCAATCTCCTAACAATTCATTAGTCATGTCTACAGTTGATCGAAAACAGCTCGGAATTGCTGGCAGTATAAATTCGCTCGTGAGAAATTTAGGAATGGTCGTCGGTATTTCTGTCGCAACAAGCACTTTGTTTTCTGTGATGAGCTTGCATGCAGGCTACCGAGTGACAGCATTGATTCCTGACAGGCCTGACATATTTCTAGCAGGCATGCATGTCGTGTTTATCGGGTCAAGTATTCTGTGCTTCATAGGGGCAATCCTTACAGGACTTCGATTTTATTCATCCAGAAAAGGGATGAATAAAAGGGAAAATACCGCATAA
- a CDS encoding GNAT family protein encodes MLSSTHIHIRRFSLEDAESLLTYQNENKAFFERFSMERDQHYYSLLRQQQLIADWEQKWKADTHYQFGIFENENQRLVGTISLFQVVRGSLQSAFIGYFIDYAHNGKGYGTEAVKLVVEYSFTRLKLHRIEAGVMPHNIGSIRVLEKAGFHKEGIARKNVKINGNWEDHQVLAIINPAD; translated from the coding sequence ATGTTATCTAGTACACATATACATATAAGACGATTTTCCTTAGAGGATGCAGAAAGTCTTTTAACGTATCAGAATGAGAATAAAGCTTTTTTTGAGAGATTTTCAATGGAGCGGGATCAGCACTATTATTCTCTTTTAAGACAGCAGCAATTAATTGCTGATTGGGAACAAAAATGGAAGGCAGACACTCACTATCAATTCGGCATATTTGAAAATGAAAATCAGAGACTCGTTGGAACAATCAGCTTGTTTCAAGTTGTAAGAGGCTCACTGCAAAGTGCATTTATCGGGTATTTTATCGATTACGCTCATAACGGCAAAGGTTATGGAACAGAAGCAGTTAAGCTTGTTGTAGAATATTCCTTTACAAGACTTAAGCTTCATAGAATCGAAGCAGGGGTAATGCCACATAATATCGGCTCAATCCGAGTATTAGAGAAGGCAGGATTTCATAAAGAAGGTATTGCCAGAAAAAATGTAAAAATTAATGGCAACTGGGAGGATCATCAAGTTCTCGCTATCATAAACCCTGCTGATTAG
- a CDS encoding aldehyde dehydrogenase family protein has product MEHFEELNKSFIDGVWTEGKTGRTFEDKNPYDQSLITSFSLATADQLHTAFTSSVKAQKDWGNRTPEERLAVLKKASEFLRDNREEIVSIISKETGGSSIKANVEFDLSLNYLEASFDLVDKIHQKREMAETTEGKKNYVYRLPLGVITSISPFNFPMNLSMRTIAPALALGNAVVHKPDVQTGLAGGSIIARAFEIAGLPKGVLQVIQSDLEELGDEMLTSKDSGLISFTGSTPVGKHIGKIAGSMLKRVALELGGNNPFIVLADADIDRAVDAAIFGKFIHQGQICMIINRLIIHKDLYEEFVQKYIDRVKQIPYGDPQDPKTIIGPLINEKQADKAMAIIEEAKNEGCQLALEGERIGNLLTPFVFIDVDNRSKLAQSELFAPISTIIKADSDEHAIELANDTEYGLSSAIFTNDLERGRELGLAIESGMTHINDQTVNDSPTVPFGGTKASGMGRFGNEWIAEEFTVTKWISVQTKFRKYPF; this is encoded by the coding sequence TTGGAACATTTTGAAGAGCTAAACAAAAGTTTTATTGATGGCGTATGGACAGAAGGAAAAACAGGCCGAACATTCGAGGATAAAAACCCATATGATCAATCGCTTATCACTTCGTTTAGTTTGGCAACTGCCGACCAGCTCCATACTGCATTTACTTCAAGCGTTAAAGCGCAAAAAGACTGGGGCAATAGAACACCTGAAGAAAGACTTGCCGTCCTTAAAAAGGCAAGTGAATTTTTGCGTGATAACAGAGAAGAAATTGTCTCCATTATTTCAAAGGAGACAGGCGGAAGTTCGATTAAAGCAAATGTAGAATTTGACTTGAGTCTTAACTACTTAGAGGCTTCGTTTGATCTTGTAGACAAGATTCATCAAAAACGAGAGATGGCAGAAACAACCGAAGGGAAAAAAAACTATGTGTACAGGCTGCCATTAGGTGTTATTACCTCTATTTCGCCGTTTAACTTTCCGATGAATTTATCGATGCGAACAATCGCACCAGCTTTAGCCCTCGGAAATGCTGTTGTTCATAAGCCAGATGTGCAGACAGGCCTTGCCGGAGGCTCTATCATCGCTCGCGCTTTTGAGATTGCCGGACTGCCAAAGGGCGTACTGCAGGTCATCCAGTCAGACTTAGAAGAGCTGGGCGATGAGATGCTGACAAGTAAAGATTCTGGTTTAATCAGCTTTACGGGATCAACACCTGTCGGCAAACATATTGGTAAAATAGCAGGCAGTATGTTAAAACGAGTTGCTTTAGAGCTTGGCGGAAACAATCCATTTATCGTTTTAGCAGATGCAGATATCGATAGAGCTGTTGATGCAGCTATTTTCGGTAAATTCATTCATCAAGGACAAATATGCATGATTATAAATCGGTTAATCATTCATAAGGATCTTTATGAAGAGTTCGTGCAAAAGTATATAGACCGAGTTAAGCAGATTCCATATGGTGACCCACAGGACCCAAAAACCATCATTGGACCGCTCATCAATGAAAAGCAAGCAGATAAAGCGATGGCTATTATTGAAGAAGCTAAAAACGAAGGCTGCCAATTGGCTCTGGAAGGTGAAAGAATCGGTAATCTTTTAACACCATTTGTGTTTATTGATGTCGATAACAGAAGCAAATTGGCACAATCAGAATTATTTGCACCGATTTCGACGATAATTAAGGCAGATTCAGATGAACACGCCATTGAACTAGCGAATGACACAGAATACGGACTAAGCTCAGCCATCTTTACAAATGATCTTGAACGTGGCAGAGAACTTGGCTTGGCAATTGAAAGCGGCATGACTCATATAAATGACCAAACCGTAAACGATAGTCCTACTGTGCCATTCGGCGGTACAAAAGCAAGCGGTATGGGACGCTTCGGAAATGAATGGATTGCGGAAGAATTTACGGTGACGAAATGGATCTCTGTGCAGACGAAATTCCGCAAGTATCCATTTTGA
- a CDS encoding GNAT family N-acetyltransferase → MEKTQITVKPFQREHISIINKTNEPFSIIGRLIPSFNNGKWTYEEELYEHTSYTKFPDDNLEWDDYINKENKIIFLAFIGDEYIGQIRLIKDWNKFCYIENIAVCKDYRKNGVGKTLFATAEQWAIQMSLRGISLEAQDDNLLACKFYIKQGMELGGVDTLKHVFHPNIDKTLYWYKVFPEYKVPVINR, encoded by the coding sequence TTGGAAAAAACGCAAATTACTGTGAAGCCATTTCAGCGAGAACATATAAGCATCATAAATAAAACAAATGAACCATTCTCCATCATCGGTCGGCTGATTCCCTCATTTAATAATGGTAAATGGACTTATGAAGAAGAGCTGTATGAACATACGTCATATACAAAATTTCCTGATGATAACCTTGAATGGGATGATTATATAAACAAAGAGAATAAAATAATCTTTCTTGCCTTTATAGGTGATGAATATATCGGGCAAATCCGTCTAATTAAAGATTGGAATAAGTTCTGCTATATTGAGAATATTGCAGTGTGCAAAGATTATCGAAAAAATGGGGTTGGTAAAACATTGTTTGCAACAGCAGAACAATGGGCAATACAAATGAGCTTACGGGGAATTTCTCTTGAGGCACAGGATGATAACCTGCTAGCCTGTAAATTTTACATAAAACAAGGAATGGAACTTGGCGGTGTTGATACTTTAAAGCATGTCTTTCATCCAAATATTGATAAAACATTGTATTGGTATAAAGTCTTTCCCGAATATAAAGTTCCTGTAATTAATCGTTAA
- a CDS encoding DUF6434 domain-containing protein translates to MRPELSSEITVASFQEYYWLKTELQQFCRTNGLSAAGSKLELTERIEVFLQTGEIRKPARTKSPKTQRESLSLNTVITENHRCSQQVRAFFVSAIGKKFHFSTFMQNYFRNNAGKTYRDAVAAWHEEEERKKDPNYKREIAPPFEYNRFIRDFFADPNNRGKSRDEAIQAWNTIKKLPGSNAYKR, encoded by the coding sequence ATGAGACCGGAATTGTCATCAGAAATTACGGTTGCTTCTTTCCAAGAGTATTACTGGCTGAAAACGGAATTGCAGCAGTTTTGCCGGACAAATGGGTTGAGTGCAGCTGGGTCTAAGCTTGAGTTGACAGAAAGAATAGAGGTGTTTCTACAAACAGGAGAAATCAGGAAGCCTGCAAGAACAAAATCGCCAAAAACGCAACGGGAAAGTTTATCATTAAATACTGTAATAACCGAAAACCATCGCTGCAGTCAACAGGTAAGAGCATTTTTCGTATCTGCAATAGGGAAAAAATTTCATTTTTCTACTTTTATGCAAAACTATTTTCGCAATAATGCAGGGAAAACATATCGAGATGCTGTCGCCGCATGGCATGAGGAGGAGGAACGGAAAAAGGATCCAAATTATAAGAGAGAAATTGCTCCTCCATTTGAATATAATCGGTTTATACGTGATTTTTTTGCAGATCCTAACAACAGAGGGAAAAGCCGCGATGAAGCGATTCAGGCATGGAATACGATTAAGAAACTGCCAGGCAGCAATGCATATAAACGTTAA
- a CDS encoding diguanylate cyclase: MKVFFQSRLLFLLLFIAVWTASAHLVSAAEIKIGNSLNELNATNKTSIYIDYSDKIAPNSIVDKQDEFRPFSEANPSGNISSASYWIKLPLTNMSSSEKELLLEIKKPHLSSVTLYREVAGKLIEEDTIGYSLPFNDRKIKHKNLLFPITLEKDGEQVYFLKIKTDTFFQAPIILWDPISFSTDNYFTQTANGIYFGVMIAMIIYNTFLFFSLKEKTYLYYIFFVIGFTVMQLIWDGYAYQFLWGDSPWWALRSNSFFIIFTSLFALQFTKHFLQVKTAALWLYKLTNWILAVFCLSLLAPLMFAPSLSTMISTVVATIFVFYIIAVAIIVRAHSREAKYYFAAWGLLVLGVVLNLLAAYKILPLNHFTLIAPKIGALVEVFILSLGLADKIKRISLEKEQETKKYYIQSMLHNSYKNMEAMEETPALIESGLTVLQDVTKYENALFLEREEEGWSVYAHKGNAIQTDKWTVSEEFMDNPQFMTNIRNNPFGIQNDIHSLISIPIKAAKKEGLFVVFNEQEGELQKFEANIITESFADHFQHILTKLENYQNLKVSAMFDHLTNLYNRKYFFEQITDLYQITASLNDSSSLFLIDIDHFKNVNDTYGHMTGDKAIIFVANIIHNICHNSGIIGRYGGEEFIVFLPNTSHNQAKTIAEQLVLAMQDQAMELEFGGSLPLTISIGISSGETSKTSLHQLILNADAALYQAKAQGRNQAVVFMKEAKKPV, from the coding sequence ATGAAAGTATTCTTTCAGAGTCGTCTTCTGTTCCTGCTGTTATTTATTGCTGTATGGACGGCATCTGCACACCTTGTATCAGCTGCTGAGATTAAGATAGGGAACAGCCTGAACGAACTAAATGCAACAAACAAGACTAGCATTTATATTGATTATTCCGATAAAATCGCTCCTAATAGTATAGTAGATAAACAGGATGAGTTCCGTCCATTTTCCGAAGCCAACCCTTCCGGTAACATCAGCTCAGCAAGCTACTGGATAAAGCTTCCTCTGACTAATATGTCTTCAAGTGAAAAGGAACTTCTTCTTGAAATTAAAAAACCACATCTCAGCTCTGTTACTTTGTACAGAGAAGTAGCAGGCAAGCTGATAGAAGAAGACACAATTGGCTACAGTCTACCTTTCAATGATCGGAAAATTAAGCATAAAAATTTGTTATTTCCTATCACTTTGGAGAAAGATGGTGAACAAGTTTATTTTCTGAAAATAAAGACAGACACTTTCTTTCAAGCACCGATTATCTTATGGGACCCTATCTCTTTTTCAACTGATAATTATTTTACCCAAACCGCAAACGGCATTTATTTTGGAGTAATGATCGCAATGATCATTTATAATACTTTTCTATTCTTTTCATTAAAAGAAAAAACGTACTTATATTATATTTTCTTTGTCATTGGCTTTACGGTTATGCAGTTGATTTGGGATGGTTATGCATATCAATTCTTGTGGGGAGATTCCCCATGGTGGGCATTGAGGTCTAATTCCTTTTTTATCATATTCACGTCATTATTTGCCCTGCAATTCACCAAACATTTCCTGCAGGTGAAAACAGCTGCTCTTTGGCTGTATAAGCTGACCAATTGGATTCTTGCTGTTTTCTGTTTGTCACTGCTTGCTCCGCTAATGTTTGCTCCATCGCTATCAACGATGATTAGCACGGTTGTGGCGACGATTTTTGTCTTTTATATTATTGCTGTTGCAATAATCGTGAGGGCTCATTCAAGAGAAGCTAAATATTATTTTGCAGCATGGGGTCTGCTCGTTTTAGGGGTTGTCCTAAACCTGCTGGCTGCCTATAAAATCCTGCCGCTCAATCATTTTACACTTATTGCTCCAAAAATTGGCGCACTAGTAGAGGTGTTTATTCTTTCTCTTGGTCTTGCTGACAAAATCAAAAGAATCAGCCTTGAAAAAGAACAAGAAACAAAAAAATACTATATTCAGTCGATGCTCCACAACTCTTATAAAAATATGGAAGCGATGGAAGAAACACCAGCCCTTATTGAGAGCGGGCTGACCGTATTGCAAGATGTGACAAAATACGAAAATGCTTTATTTTTAGAACGGGAAGAAGAAGGCTGGAGTGTTTATGCACATAAGGGAAATGCCATACAAACAGACAAATGGACTGTTTCAGAAGAGTTTATGGATAATCCTCAATTTATGACAAATATCCGTAATAACCCTTTTGGCATTCAAAATGATATTCACTCCTTAATCTCGATTCCGATAAAGGCTGCTAAAAAGGAAGGATTATTTGTTGTATTTAACGAGCAAGAAGGAGAACTTCAGAAATTCGAAGCTAACATCATTACCGAATCGTTCGCCGATCATTTTCAGCATATTCTTACAAAGCTAGAAAACTATCAGAATTTGAAAGTTTCCGCCATGTTTGATCATCTGACTAATCTTTATAATCGGAAGTATTTCTTTGAGCAAATAACAGACCTTTATCAAATAACAGCAAGCCTGAATGACAGCTCTTCCCTGTTCTTAATTGATATTGATCATTTTAAAAATGTTAATGACACATATGGTCATATGACTGGCGATAAAGCAATTATTTTTGTAGCCAACATTATCCATAATATATGTCATAACAGTGGAATTATCGGCCGCTATGGCGGTGAAGAATTCATTGTTTTTCTGCCAAATACGTCCCATAACCAAGCTAAAACGATTGCAGAACAGCTTGTTCTTGCAATGCAAGACCAAGCAATGGAGCTTGAATTTGGCGGCAGTCTTCCGCTGACAATCAGTATCGGTATCAGCTCCGGTGAAACAAGCAAAACAAGTCTGCACCAGCTAATCTTAAATGCAGATGCCGCATTGTATCAAGCAAAAGCACAAGGAAGAAATCAGGCAGTTGTATTTATGAAAGAAGCGAAAAAACCAGTTTAA
- a CDS encoding GNAT family protein, with protein MPNQNNMETVWRISSLTSIQVKEGKKVAAEKILLREMERKDWQAVHEYASQHIVCKYQPWGPNTEAESAAFVDQVLIDAQHHSRTRFVYSIFLPDSLKVIGAGELNIRDIYHQTGEISYIIHPDYWGKGYGTELAKKLIEIGFSTKNLHRIYATCDPRNIGSAKVLKKSGMTEEGRLREDMLIRDGWRDSLLFSILEHEWT; from the coding sequence GTGCCGAATCAAAACAATATGGAAACAGTATGGAGAATTTCATCTTTAACGAGCATCCAAGTGAAGGAGGGAAAAAAAGTGGCAGCAGAGAAAATTCTTTTGCGGGAAATGGAGCGAAAAGACTGGCAAGCTGTTCATGAATATGCATCACAACATATCGTATGCAAATATCAGCCTTGGGGTCCTAATACAGAAGCAGAATCGGCTGCATTTGTTGATCAAGTACTGATAGATGCACAGCATCATTCGCGTACGAGATTTGTTTACAGTATTTTTCTTCCGGATAGCCTCAAAGTAATCGGTGCCGGAGAATTAAACATCAGAGATATTTATCATCAAACTGGTGAAATTTCCTATATTATTCATCCTGATTATTGGGGCAAAGGATATGGAACAGAACTCGCCAAAAAGCTAATTGAGATTGGTTTTTCAACAAAAAACCTTCACCGAATTTACGCCACATGTGATCCAAGAAATATTGGATCAGCAAAGGTTTTAAAGAAATCAGGCATGACGGAGGAGGGAAGACTAAGGGAGGATATGCTGATACGTGATGGTTGGCGTGATTCATTGCTTTTCAGTATTCTAGAACATGAGTGGACTTAA
- a CDS encoding MarR family transcriptional regulator has protein sequence MKEAPLGRLISVIHRQNQKYLLKAFKQYQIGNGGQYAFLKWIIQKPGINQDELTSKLKFDKATTARSVHQLEKAGYIIKETARKDRRANELYPTKKAIDVYPHIQFVLDQLNKELTKNLTDEERNQLMYLLKKIDNGL, from the coding sequence ATGAAGGAAGCACCTTTAGGAAGATTAATATCTGTCATTCACAGACAAAACCAAAAATATTTGCTCAAAGCATTTAAACAATATCAAATCGGCAATGGCGGACAATATGCGTTCTTGAAATGGATCATTCAAAAACCTGGGATAAACCAAGACGAACTTACATCTAAGCTGAAATTCGATAAAGCGACGACCGCTCGTTCTGTCCACCAATTAGAAAAAGCTGGCTACATTATTAAGGAAACGGCCAGAAAAGACCGGCGTGCAAATGAACTTTACCCCACAAAAAAAGCTATTGATGTATATCCACATATACAATTTGTTTTAGACCAGCTAAATAAGGAATTAACTAAAAACTTAACAGATGAGGAAAGAAATCAGTTAATGTATTTATTAAAAAAAATAGATAACGGCCTGTAA